Genomic segment of Mytilus edulis chromosome 12, xbMytEdul2.2, whole genome shotgun sequence:
tcgtgaaaggaatcagagctttgcatgagggagatacattccttaatttataataatttctatcattttgtaacagtaaattttaataacacaaaaaatccgtattttcatgccgtactggctactgggctggtgataccctcggggactaatagtccaccagcagaggcatcgacccagtggtagtaataaaattaacggtactaattttgttgcaccagatgcgcatttcgacaatacatgtctcttcagtgatactcgtggcctaaatatttgaaatccaaagcttatataaaagatgaagagctataatccaaaaggtccaaaaagtatagccaaattcgtgaaaggaatcagagctttgcatgagggagatacattccttaatttataataatttctatcattttgtaacagtaaattttaataacacaaaaagtccgtattttcatgccagtaccgaagtactggctactgggctggtgataccctcggggactaatagtccaccagcagaggcatcgacccagtggtagtaataaaattaacggtactaattttgttgcaccagatgcgcatttcgacaatacatgtctcttcagtgatgctcgtggcctacAAGCTGCAGAAGCTCCACCAGACCTTAGACTGTGAAGGCCAAAAGATTTTATATTTGGCACAATCGGAGAAAATGCTTCTATAAATAGCTCTCGCATTCTTGTATAAGAAAGAGGTTTGTTTTCTTTTCGGAACACATAATTTTCCTTGGTTTTTGTCAAATTACGAAATACGAAAACATCAGTATCAAGTGGATTTTTGCTCCATTCTAAAAAACTCTCCAAGTTCTTCACATGACATAATTTATTCCCGGTTCTCGCAATGATTATTCGATCACCATCTCTGTAAATATCCGTTTTACTTTTCTGTATGAATACTGACATATGACTTAGAAAAAATTGAATATCACAGGTTTTCAAATTCAGCAATTCAGAAACACGTAAAAAACCAGAATAAGATAACAAACAAGCAGAAATAGTACGCTGGTTGTAAAGATTATTTTCACAATATAACCTGTCGAACATCTGTGAACGCATATCTGGAGTGATCGGTTCTTTCTTTTTAATCGGAACAGATAGACGTCTCTTAGCTCCTTCAAGAATATTTTTCACTAAATCAGAATCTGTAGGAGAAATAACACTAATAATTTTATGTGCCCATCTAATACTATAAAACGCTTGATTGATAGGACTGGGCGTACGATTTTGTtgcactaaacatgctaaatatatAGCCACATGTATTGGTTTGGCCGGTAAAATAAATTCACTAGATATTCCATTAGATAAAGCCCATTTTTTCCATCTCAAAAAAccataataataattttgaacgGTGTTGTTAGATTTACTTTCGGTTAACAGATCAGGAAGTAAATGGATTTTCTCAATCAAAGTATCAGGTAATTCCAACAGATCGCTTTGGAAAGCCTGCAAAaacatatgtaaaaataaaaatcacattaAAACATAATGTGTAAAGCACATACAATTTGTATATAAACAATTTCACAATCTAATGTTCATATAACTCGTCTCGCATTTCACTTAAGATTAAACCACCACCACAGCCCCTCAGGCCTACTGTAACATTACCGCCACCAACTCAAGAACTTTTATATTAGTTGTTAAAAAGGTTCAAAATCAAGTCTCAAAGCCAACACCCTGAAGGGTAAATCAATATTTCCAAATACTGATTTATTCCCTTTACCAGAAGTATAGAATTTCTTGTTAGTAGGTAAATCTATACAGCCTTTCACCTCTTTAATGAACCCTTCACCCGTAGGACATAGCATCGGCCAAAAGCTTGCCGACTTCCATAAAGGTAAAACAAGTGTCCCATGAGCAAAACATTGCCTCATGTAACTTATAACTTTAGACACTAAACATACAGGTGGTACAAACCAACCATGGGCACCTTGCCAGTTAATAGTGAATGCATCGATACCCATCGAGTTCACCGTCCAATAACGGGAATAAAATACCGTTAACTTATGATTGTCATCATTTGCAAACCAGTCTATCTCATGAGGTCCCCATAGGGAATCTACATACATAAATAACTGTTCGTCAATACCCCAATCGTCATAATCAATAATACGACTGATGAAATCCGCTTTTTCATTCAAGGTTCTAGGAACCCAAACTACATCGATAGATATATTATGTatcaaacaattttcaaaaatgcaCATAGCAATATCCTGTAACTCAGGTTTCATACTACCTTTTTCCACAATAGTTACTACATTCTGGTTATCACTGAACCATTTAATTCGTTTATCTTTTAATACATTGATCATAGATAATAGAATATTTCTAACAGCATTTAGCTCTTTCCACGTAGAACTCTTTGAAGCCTCACATTCGGACCACATACCATGTGCTATATTAAAAGGTGTTTCTACAACATAGCCACCATATCCTGTATTGCTTGCATCACTATAAACTACAGATTGACATGACACATCTGAAGAAAACTTTTTAACATTTACGAGTTCTAAATTTTCTCtacaaaatttaatttgtatCAAGCTTTCTGTTGATAAAACAATACAACTATTCCACGAAGTCATACTTAAAATATCAATGCTTAAATGTTTAGACATGATATAAGCAACGTTACCAATGACGTATGACATGGACACTATTTGTCCCACTAAAGAAGCAACCAATCGTGCATGGACTTTGCCATGTTTAGATACATAATATTCAACGTCAGCAATAGTTTTTAAAACCTTTTGAACTATTTCGTTCGGAATGGTTATAGTGCCACGGTTTGTGTCAATTGAATAACCCAAAAATACCAAAAGTTTCATAGGTGACcatttagatttttcatttttaggaaCAAATCCACTCTGAATTAAATCTTGTCTCACTTGATTGGACATAGTTTTGCAAGTTTCTTCGTCCGTATGAGTGCCTAAACCATCATCTAGGTACATTAAAACTTGTTTACCTTGTGGTCTTGTGATCTTAGTAAATATATAACATGCTGACGAAAGTCCAAACGGGAGAACCAAAAACTTATACCATTTTTCGGTGTTTTCATGCCTCCAGGAAAACCCTAAAAATTCTGTATGTGGCATAAAAATATATGCCGACACAATATCAAACTGGAAACAAAAAGAATTGTTTGTGATAAACTGCATGGCTATGCGAACATCTTCAAATTTTACACTTGATTTCCAAAGATGTTTGTTAACATGACGGAGGTCTAAAATAAGGCGTTTTTTCCTACCGTCCGACGCTGAAACTGTAAGAGGATTTACAACACGAGGTTGAAATTCACATTCCTCAATCAAATCCCTTATAGAAAGATCATGTATAGCTTCGGTAACAAACTCGCTATGGGTGATTGCCGATCGATTGTTTTTTAAGCATATAGAAGGAGGGGTACTGTAAAAAGGAATTTTGTAACCATTCAAAATAGTATCTAAAATATAATCATAACAACCAATATTTTCCCAAAAAGAATAGTGACTTTTAAGCCTGTCCTTCACAataatatgtgcctgtccctgTTCATACTCGTAGTAATCATTAGTGAGATTATCCGAGTCACTTATCGAAGATACTTTagttgtattattttcaattaaataatcTATGCTACAATTATACTCATCTTTTATAAAGTCTGTACTATTTCGATTTTGGCTGGATAGGTCTGGGATTGAAGGGACACTGGCTTCTCCAGTGCTGGAACGATCCACAACCATAACATGCACCTTGTCTATTTTGTCGTTGATATCCGCTCGTGCTGGGTTGATTTTTATACAAGGCTTGACCATTGTACCATGACTGGGGTTCACGAAAGGGCTGATTTTTTGTTTGGAAAGTATCAACAAATTGAGAAGGAGTACTGGGAGCAGAATAATTAGCCTTCTTAGAAGCAGACTTTTTTCCTTTTGCATTACGTGTACGTATCGCCCTACTCTCAGCTTTATTAATTTTGCTCTCATCGTCGGAGTTACTAGCCACTGGATTACTTTCATATTGCCGAACAGTCTCCCAACCCCCTTCACTACTATCGGCAACCTTAACAAGTTTATTTCGTCTTTTAATCTTGTCAATTACTTCAGTAATAGTTTCCCGTGCGTAGTCGGTCTTTGAATTATCA
This window contains:
- the LOC139497650 gene encoding uncharacterized protein; the encoded protein is MSNQVRQDLIQSGFVPKNEKSKWSPMKLLVFLGYSIDTNRGTITIPNEIVQKVLKTIADVEYYVSKHGKVHARLVASLVGQIVSMSYVIGNVAYIMSKHLSIDILSMTSWNSCIVLSTESLIQIKFCRENLELVNVKKFSSDVSCQSVVYSDASNTGYGGYVVETPFNIAHGMWSECEASKSSTWKELNAVRNILLSMINVLKDKRIKWFSDNQNVVTIVEKGSMKPELQDIAMCIFENCLIHNISIDVVWVPRTLNEKADFISRIIDYDDWGIDEQLFMYVDSLWGPHEIDWFANDDNHKLTVFYSRYWTVNSMGIDAFTINWQGAHGWFVPPVCLVSKVISYMRQCFAHGTLVLPLWKSASFWPMLCPTGEGFIKEVKGCIDLPTNKKFYTSGKGNKSVFGNIDLPFRVLALRLDFEPF